From a region of the Vicia villosa cultivar HV-30 ecotype Madison, WI unplaced genomic scaffold, Vvil1.0 ctg.000045F_1_1_1, whole genome shotgun sequence genome:
- the LOC131622911 gene encoding two-component response regulator ARR9-like, with the protein MGMAAESQFHVLAVDDSIIDRKLIERLLKTSSYQVTTVDSGSKALEFLGLCENDQNHHTSTNTPSVFPNNHQEVEVNLVITDYCMPGMTGYDLLKKIKESSSLRNIPVVIMSSENVPSRINRCLEEGAEEFFLKPVRLSDLSRLKPHMKKNKVKDPRNETEEKIENSEILLPQQEAPKSQYSHSESESETQLQAHSTIDQQQQPLQQNNNNNKRKSMEQQQGLSSETDRTRQRYSGIATVV; encoded by the exons ATGGGTATGGCTGCAGAATCACAGTTTCATGTCTTGGCTGTTGATGATAGTATCATAGATAGAAAACTCATTGAAAGACTCCTCAAAACCTCTTCTTATCAAG TTACTACAGTTGATTCTGGTAGCAAGGCTTTAGAGTTCTTGGGCCTGTGTGAAAATGACCAGAATCATCATACCAGCACAAATACACCGTCTGTCTTTCCTAATAATCATCAG GAAGTGGAAGTTAATCTTGTTATAACAGATTACTGTATGCCCGGCATGACAGGCTATGATTTGCTTAAGAAAATCAAG gaatcatcatcaTTGAGAAACATACCAGTGGTTATTATGTCATCTGAAAATGTGCCTTCAAGAATTAATAG ATGTTTGGAGGAAGGAGCAGAAGAATTTTTCTTGAAACCTGTAAGGCTATCAGATTTGAGTAGACTTAAACCTCACATGAAGAAAAACAAAGTGAAAGATCCAAGAAATGAAACAgaagaaaagattgaaaattCAGAAATTCTACTTCCACAACAAGAAGCACCAAAATCTCAATATTcacattcagaatcagaatcagaaacaCAGTTACAAGCACATTCAACTATTGATCAACAGCAACAACCACtacaacaaaacaacaataataacaagagAAAGAGTATGGAACAACAACAAGGACTTTCATCTGAAACTGATAGAACAAGACAAAGATACAGTGGTATAGCTACTGTTGTATGA